From the Deltaproteobacteria bacterium genome, the window AATAGGTGCCAGTCAGCAGACTTGCTACACACTGAGTCGTCGATGAAGCTGAGGAGACGGCTTGGGTGCACGCGACGCCATTCCGGACAAGTCGGTCTAGCGTTGGGGTCTGCGCTCCACGCTCTGAGCCGACAACTGCATCGGCACGTAAACAATCGATTAGGAGAAAAAGGATGTTTGGCTGCATAAGCGGCTCTGGGAATTGGCAGCTAGGCTTTGGCAGGAAAAAAACAAAAAAAGAACATGTAAAGACAGACGAAATCAGACCTAAGAACATTCGTACACGTTACACGACAGACTCCAAACCGTGTCATTCTGAGCGCGGTGAAGAATCTTTCGGAGAGACCCTTCGTTTCACTCAGGGTGACAGCGCGAGTGTACGAATCTTTCATGGTCCGATTTAGACAAAAGGCTTCGTAGAACGTTTGACGTTTGACGTTTAACTTTTGACTGTTCATTAATCATTCTCACTCAGTATCTGACGAGCGACCGAAAGCACGTGCTCTGGAGTTATCCGTCGCATACACGCACGCTCAATCGGGCAACGCCGAACATAGCATGGACTACATGCGGCTTCACCTTGAATGACCAAGGCTTCGGAATTCCACGGCGCTGAGCGTATCGGACTTGTTGCTCCCCACAACGAGATGACAGGGATGCCCATCGCAGCAGCAATATGCATTGGCCCCGAGTCTGGTCCCATCGCCAGACGTGCCCGATGAAAGATGCCAATCAAATCACGGAGCGAAGTTTTGCCGCTCAGATTCGCCACCGCCGTCCCCATTGCCTCGCTGACCTGCTGCGCGAATGCGACTTCACTCGGTCCGCCCACCAGCACGACGCCCATACCATATTCCTGTTGTAACACCCGCGCTACCTCTGCCGTTGCCTGCGGGAACCAGAACCGGCTTGGCCAGCGTGAGCCAAGAAAGAAGGCGGCAAAGGGACGAGGGGTCCCAGCAAGCAAGGTCTCAACTTTCTGCTCCTCTTCTGGTCGAAGGCGGAGGTCAAACGAGACGCCGTTGTCTGGTAACCCCAGGGCTTCAGCAAACTTGAGGTACTGTCCCAGTTTCAGCGAGAAATCGGGGATGGCTTCGATTGTGTGAGTATTGAACAGCCAGTTTCCTTCTTTAGTATTGGTACGATGAAAACCAACTCGCACTGGAGCACGCGACCACCAACTGACCAGCCCACTTTTGAAGTGACGTTGGAGATCGAGCACGAGATCAAAATGATGATCACGAATCCTACGTAGAAACGGGAAGAACGTTCGTGAGCCTCGGTTGCGTTGATAGAGCAGAACCTCATTAAGAGCAGGATGGTAATCGAGCAACGCTGCGGCCGCTGGTTCGACTGCCCAAGTAATATGAGCTTGAGGATATGCTCGTCGTAATCGTGTGAGCAAAGGCAACGCACGCGTGACATCGCCGATCGCGCCAAGCAGGACGATCAAAATACGTTGGGGAGTGAACGGAACTGGAAGTGAGAGCGGACGCGAACTCGTAGATGCAGCAGACATGGATACTCTTTGGGCGTTAGGGCTTAATGTGCTTTCTTTAAGACACACGACAAATAACGTCGACCGCCACGACCGGACTTTGAGATCCCAAATTGGGATTTCAAACGTGCATGCTCCTCACTCGTTATCTGAAACATAAAATGGGCAGGGAATCGA encodes:
- a CDS encoding glycosyltransferase family 9 protein encodes the protein MSAASTSSRPLSLPVPFTPQRILIVLLGAIGDVTRALPLLTRLRRAYPQAHITWAVEPAAAALLDYHPALNEVLLYQRNRGSRTFFPFLRRIRDHHFDLVLDLQRHFKSGLVSWWSRAPVRVGFHRTNTKEGNWLFNTHTIEAIPDFSLKLGQYLKFAEALGLPDNGVSFDLRLRPEEEQKVETLLAGTPRPFAAFFLGSRWPSRFWFPQATAEVARVLQQEYGMGVVLVGGPSEVAFAQQVSEAMGTAVANLSGKTSLRDLIGIFHRARLAMGPDSGPMHIAAAMGIPVISLWGATSPIRSAPWNSEALVIQGEAACSPCYVRRCPIERACMRRITPEHVLSVARQILSEND